The Methanothermobacter sp. CaT2 DNA window GGCTTCCTGGATTGGCATGTGTTTCTCCCTCAGCTGGATATTAGAAGGTCCTGAGCTGTCCCTTCACTAACATCTCGGTTATGCTGGGTATGTCCTCCAGCCAGGCGTCCATGACACCTGAAACCTTCCCTGTGACTTCATCCATTGTATACCCGTCCTCAAGGATCAGCTGGGCTGTTGCAGCCTTTGGATGGTCAATCGGTTTTCCTATCTGGCTCAGTATCATTATGTGGACCTGTTTAACACCCTCAACACTTTCAACTATATCTCCGGCCATCTGGTTTGAGAGGAGGTTGTAGATCTTACCCACATGGTTTATGGGATTCTTACCTGATGTTGCCTCCATTGACATTGGCCTGTTGGGTGTTATGAGTCCATTGGCCCTGTTACCCCTTCCAACTGATCCATCGTCACCCATCTCTGCGGAGGTCCCTGTTACAGTGATGTAGACTGAGGGTTCATCATCCTCGCAGCGGTCGGCGGTGTTGACAAAGACCTCAAGGTTCCTGTCTGTGAGTTTTGAGGCTATTTTGAAGACCTCATCCCTCACAACGTTCTTGACCTCCAGGTATTCCTCGAGGTCTGAGACGTACCTGTCAACCATTGCACAGGCGACCGTGAGTGTGATGTTATCATTTTCCCTGAGCCCCATGACCTTTATGTCCTCACCAACGGCGGGGTGCTTCTTCTTGAATTCGGGTGAGTTCAGGAGGTTCTCTGCCTCCATGACTATCCTCTCTGTCTCTGAGAAGGGAGCGAATCCAACACCGAAGGATGTGTCGTTTGAGAGGGGTGCCCTGCCCTTCCTGGCAAATACATCCCTGAGGTCCCCTGAGCCGTGGCCGATCTTGCACTCAACCACGGTGCAGGTTTCAACATCAAGGTTCAGTATGTTCTCCCTCAGGTACTCCTTGGCCGCTGAGATGGCTATCCTGTCGAGGCCTATCTTCTCACCATCAACCTCTGCTATGCCCCTCCCTGTGAGGAGTATCTCCATGGGTTTTATGACCTCGCCGCCTCCGAACTGGGGGGCTGATTCGCCGGCTGTTATCTGAACCTCGTCGGTGTTGTGGTGCATTATTGCACCGAACCTGTCAAGGTAGGCGTTGCATAGGGCCCTGCTCACTGATTCCGCGATCCCGTCACTTATACTGTCCGGATGCCCTATGCCCTTCCTTTCAACTATCTCCACCTTCTGATCCTCGATTGGTGTCTGGTTAAGGGGTTCAACGATAATATTTCTCACAGTGATAACCTCCTGATGAATATCCACAGTAATGGTTTATGGTTTTGGGGTGATGATATAAATAAGTATATACATCCAGTTCAGGAGAAATTATGATGAAGAGAGAGGTCATTAATAAGACGCGGGGCACCAGTCTGGGTGCCGTCAGATTTGCCAGGACATTCATGTCACGCTTCAGGGGCCTGATGCTACGCAGGGACGTTGAAACCGGACTTGTGCTGGAGATACCCCTGGGGAGGGGGAGGTATGGCTCAGGGATACACATGTTCTTCATGCTTGTCCCGCTGGACGTTTTATTTGTTGATGGAGATATGCGGGTCGTTGACAGTGTAACCCTAAGGCCATGGCAGATCTACAACCCCAGGAAACCTGCAAGGTATGTTATAGAACTCAGGGAGGGAAAGATCAGGGATTCAGGGACCCGGGTTGGGGATACAATCGAATTCAGGGCCCTAGAGTCCTGATATTGGTTTCAGTAGGTGATCTGCCAGATGATCATACCGGATAGCAACAGCCAGAGCAGAACTCAGAACTAAGCTGCACGTTTTCTTATCTCAGAAATGGCGACCTCAGCCACCCTCCTCACCATCGGGCTCTCATCATCAAGGAGCTCCTCAAGGTCCGGGATTGAATCCTCATCACCCAGTATCCCGAGGGCCAGTGCACACGCATATCTGACTCCAGGTTTATCATCCGAGAGGTGCTCCCTGAGTGGTTCAACCGCCATCCTATCATCAAAGGTTGCAAGGGCGAGCGCTGCAGCCTCCCTCACATGGTAGTCCTCATCATCAAGGGCTTCAATGAGTGGGCCCACTGCACGTGGGTCAGCCACCTCTGCAAGTAGTTCCACGGCATCCTCACGCACGACCCAGTCCGGGTTCTGGAGTTCCTCCAGAAGAAAATCTATTCGTTTACCCTCCATAAAAAACACCCCTGCGGTTTATATGGTCCTGAAAAAAATTAAGTTTTTTGGTTTTTTTATTGTCTATTATTAAGACTGATCAGGGGTGCCTTTTGGTGTTTGAATAGCTGCCGGATGGTTTTTGTATTATCCTGCTTAGATATGACTGTGCGCCATGTTCTCCAGAATCTCGCAGGGTTTTGCGAAAACCCTTATTCCATCCATTGCAGCGAGTCTTGCTGTGTTCCTTATATCCACTTCCCTCATGTGTATGGTTATGATCCGGCCCCCTGAGACCGCGCCGTGGGGACAGGCTGTTCTGCAGGCGCCGCAGCCCCTGCAGCTGAGTAGTCTTATCTCAACACCCGGAACTATGGCGTCCTCAGGGCATGCTGCAGCTGCAAGACATGGTTCACATCCTCTGCAGAGTTCAAGTTCAAGTTTTGATGGCAGAACCGTCTCAACGTCGCCCTCCTCAAGGTCAACGGGTACACAGTAAACCGGCACCCCACCCTTGCCTGCCTGGGCAACTGCATTGGTGACAAGGGTGTCTGCTATGCCGTGGACGACCTTGGCCACGGTGTTGGAGGTTACAGGTGAGACCACCAGGAGATCGTATCTTCCCATGGAAAGCCTCCCTGTTATGGGGAAACTGTAGCCCTCCTCGCCCTCGCTTATGAGTTCCCGGTAGTAACCCCCTGAAAGTCTTTTAACCCTTTCAAGGAGGCCGTACATCCTCAGGACCTCCTCCGCTGCGCCTGAGAGCAGAATGGTCACCTCGTGTCCTCCTTCAACCATGGCCTCAAGGGCCTCGACGCTTTCAAGGAGGAGGTGGCCTGCACCTGTGAATGCCCAGGCAATCCTCATCTACTGGATCTCCATGTACTTGTAGGCCTCCGAGTCCTCAAAGGCGTAGTGGACCCGGGTATATGATGACATGAACTCTGCAACCTCGTCCCTGACATCCTGTCCGTCCATAACAACTCTCTTGATGTACTCTGCAACCTCTGACATCTCTGACTCCTTCATTCCCCTCCTTGTTATCTCCTGTGTACCTATGCGTATCCCTGATGGGTCATCTGACCTGTTCACATCATCCCATGGCAGGAGGTTCTTGTTGAGTATTATGTTGTTGGCCTCGAGCCTCTTTGAGATCTCTGCTGCCCTTCCAATATCAGAGACGTCCATCACCACCTGGTGGGACTCTGTGAAGTCAAGGTGCTCACATAACACGTTGAATCCGAGTTCATGGAGGTTTTCAGCGAGTTTCCTGGCATTATTGATTGTCTGGGCTGCATATTCAGCTCCAAATTCCAGCATCTCTGCCGTTGCTATCCCAAGGCCGGCCACATGGTGGAGGTGGTGGTTGCTCACAAGTCCAGGGAACACCGCCTCATCTATGTCAGCTGCAAGTTCCTCCCTGCAGAGGATTATACCGCCCTGTGGGCCCGGGAAGGTCTTGTGGGTGCTTCCAACAAGCATGTCGGCGCCCTCACGTAGTGGGTCCTGGAAGTAGCCCCCTGCAATGAGGCCCAGGACGTGGGCACCATCGTACATTATCCTTGCCCCCACCTCCTCGGCGGCCTCCAGAGCCTCCTCCACAGGGTGAGGGAAGAGGAAGAGGCTTCCGCCGAAGAGTATTATCCTTGGTTTAACCTCCAGTATCTTCTTCTTCATTGCATCGGCGTCTATGTTCATGTTCTCAAAGTCAAAGGGGTGTGTGTATATCTGGAAACCCCTTACACCGGCTGCGCTGACCCTGGCATGGGATATGTGTCCTCCGTAGGGGACCTCCATGGCCATTATGGGGTCGCCCACCTCTGCTGTGGCGAAGAAACAGGCGAGGTTTGCCACGACACCTGATGTTGGCTGGACGTTCGCATGTTCCGCCCTGAAGAGCCTCTTTGAAAGTTCAATTGTTAACTCTTCAATCTCGTCGATGTACCTGCATCCCTCGTAGAGTCTTTCACCGGGGAGGCCCTCTGCATATCGGTGGGATAGATCCGAGAGGAGTGCCTCCTTCACCCGTGAACTCGTTATGTTTTCACTTGCTATGAGGTTAATGCTTGACTCCATCCAGCTGTTATGGTCCTTCATAAGCTGTCTGATCTTCTCGGTATAATCCTGATTGCTGACCATGAAAATCATCTCCAATAGGAAAATAGTTGCAATGACAATATAAAATTGGTGTTAAGTTCCATTACCAGTTGCGATGTCAACATAAAAAACGCGTGTTGAGTTAGCTGGTGGGATTGAAAATCCGATTGCTCGGAGTATTATGTAAGTTAGAAAAAGAATAAAGGATTTGATGGGGTTAACCCATCTATTTTGCCTGTTCGTTGAGTGCAGCTTCGATCTGGGCCATGATCTGCTCGGTCCTGAAGTGCTGCTGGTCCATGGCACCTGATGGGCATGCTGCCACACAGGTTCCGCATCCCTTACAGAGGGCCACGTTAACGTTTGCATGGCCTTCCTCTATGCTTATGGCACCGAATGGACACAGTTCTATGCAGACCTCACATCCACCGCAGACATCGGAGTCTGTCACGGCGACTATTGGCTCGATTTCCACTTCACCCTTAACCATTGGTATTGCTGCACGTGCAGCTGCACCTGATGCCTGTGCAACAGCGTCAGGAATGTCCTTTGGACCCTGAGCAACACCTGCAAGGTACACACCGTCTGTCAGTGTGTCAACAGGCCTGAGTTTTGGGTGAGCTTCCATCAGGAATCCGTCTGCAGATTTGGATAGACCGATGGTCTGTCTGAGTTTCTCAGAGCCTTCTGGTGGGACAAGTCCCACACCGAGTACAACCATGTCGTAGTCGTACTCTGTGACCTTACCGAGGAGTGTGTCCTCTGATCTCACTGTGAGTGTCAGGTCAGGGTTTTCGAGGATCTCAGCAGGCCGTCCCCTGATGAACTTGATTCCGTATTTCTCCTGTGAACGTTTGTAGAATTCCTCGAATCCTTTACCGAATGCCCTTATGTCCATGTAGTAGAGTGTGACCTCGGTATCAGGCATCTTGTCCTTTATGAGCTGTGCGTTCTTCATTATGTACATGCAGCAGACACGGGAACAGTATGGTTTTCCGATCTGTTCGTCCCTTGAACCGACACAGTGTATGAAGGCAACCCTCTTGGGTTTTTCACCATCTGATGGTTTGATGACCTTACCATCGGTTGGACCTGAGGCGTTGATCATCCTTTCGAGTTCAAGACCGGTTATTACGTTTGTGTGTCTGCCGTAACCGTATTCAAGCTTCTCGGTTGGGTCGTAGGCATCGTATCCTGTGGCCACGATTATGGTACCCACTTCGATTTCGATTTCCTCTGGTTCCTGATCGTGCTTAACGGCTCCCCTCTCACAGATCTCATCACAGAGCATGCACTCTATACAGTAGT harbors:
- a CDS encoding DUF192 domain-containing protein, giving the protein MMKREVINKTRGTSLGAVRFARTFMSRFRGLMLRRDVETGLVLEIPLGRGRYGSGIHMFFMLVPLDVLFVDGDMRVVDSVTLRPWQIYNPRKPARYVIELREGKIRDSGTRVGDTIEFRALES
- the hdrA gene encoding H(2):CoB-CoM heterodisulfide ferredoxin reductase subunit HdrA — encoded protein: MAEEKKEETMEEPRIGVYVCHCGVNIGGVVDIEAVRDYAAKLPNVVVSKDYKYYCSDPGQLEIQKDIKELGLNRVVVAACSPRLHEPTFRRCVEEAGLNQFLFEFANLREQDSWVHMDDPEGATEKAKDLVRMAVAKARLLEPLEASKVSVDDKALVIGGGVAGIQTALDLADMGFKTYMVEKRPSISGRMGQLDKTFPTLDCSMCILAPKMVDVGKHDNIELITYAEVKEVDGYIGNFKVKIEKKPRYIDEDLCTGCGSCVEVCPIEMPNYFDEGIGMTKAVYIPFPQAVPLCATIDKDYCIECMLCDEICERGAVKHDQEPEEIEIEVGTIIVATGYDAYDPTEKLEYGYGRHTNVITGLELERMINASGPTDGKVIKPSDGEKPKRVAFIHCVGSRDEQIGKPYCSRVCCMYIMKNAQLIKDKMPDTEVTLYYMDIRAFGKGFEEFYKRSQEKYGIKFIRGRPAEILENPDLTLTVRSEDTLLGKVTEYDYDMVVLGVGLVPPEGSEKLRQTIGLSKSADGFLMEAHPKLRPVDTLTDGVYLAGVAQGPKDIPDAVAQASGAAARAAIPMVKGEVEIEPIVAVTDSDVCGGCEVCIELCPFGAISIEEGHANVNVALCKGCGTCVAACPSGAMDQQHFRTEQIMAQIEAALNEQAK
- a CDS encoding HEAT repeat domain-containing protein; translated protein: MEGKRIDFLLEELQNPDWVVREDAVELLAEVADPRAVGPLIEALDDEDYHVREAAALALATFDDRMAVEPLREHLSDDKPGVRYACALALGILGDEDSIPDLEELLDDESPMVRRVAEVAISEIRKRAA
- the glyA gene encoding serine hydroxymethyltransferase, whose protein sequence is MVSNQDYTEKIRQLMKDHNSWMESSINLIASENITSSRVKEALLSDLSHRYAEGLPGERLYEGCRYIDEIEELTIELSKRLFRAEHANVQPTSGVVANLACFFATAEVGDPIMAMEVPYGGHISHARVSAAGVRGFQIYTHPFDFENMNIDADAMKKKILEVKPRIILFGGSLFLFPHPVEEALEAAEEVGARIMYDGAHVLGLIAGGYFQDPLREGADMLVGSTHKTFPGPQGGIILCREELAADIDEAVFPGLVSNHHLHHVAGLGIATAEMLEFGAEYAAQTINNARKLAENLHELGFNVLCEHLDFTESHQVVMDVSDIGRAAEISKRLEANNIILNKNLLPWDDVNRSDDPSGIRIGTQEITRRGMKESEMSEVAEYIKRVVMDGQDVRDEVAEFMSSYTRVHYAFEDSEAYKYMEIQ
- a CDS encoding methionine adenosyltransferase — translated: MRNIIVEPLNQTPIEDQKVEIVERKGIGHPDSISDGIAESVSRALCNAYLDRFGAIMHHNTDEVQITAGESAPQFGGGEVIKPMEILLTGRGIAEVDGEKIGLDRIAISAAKEYLRENILNLDVETCTVVECKIGHGSGDLRDVFARKGRAPLSNDTSFGVGFAPFSETERIVMEAENLLNSPEFKKKHPAVGEDIKVMGLRENDNITLTVACAMVDRYVSDLEEYLEVKNVVRDEVFKIASKLTDRNLEVFVNTADRCEDDEPSVYITVTGTSAEMGDDGSVGRGNRANGLITPNRPMSMEATSGKNPINHVGKIYNLLSNQMAGDIVESVEGVKQVHIMILSQIGKPIDHPKAATAQLILEDGYTMDEVTGKVSGVMDAWLEDIPSITEMLVKGQLRTF
- a CDS encoding dihydromethanopterin reductase (acceptor), translating into MRIAWAFTGAGHLLLESVEALEAMVEGGHEVTILLSGAAEEVLRMYGLLERVKRLSGGYYRELISEGEEGYSFPITGRLSMGRYDLLVVSPVTSNTVAKVVHGIADTLVTNAVAQAGKGGVPVYCVPVDLEEGDVETVLPSKLELELCRGCEPCLAAAACPEDAIVPGVEIRLLSCRGCGACRTACPHGAVSGGRIITIHMREVDIRNTARLAAMDGIRVFAKPCEILENMAHSHI